From a single Planctellipticum variicoloris genomic region:
- a CDS encoding restriction endonuclease subunit S, with product MKRVPVSEAAEVNPRMPSELRSGADFAASFVGMADVSERGFVVAYQPRPLSELLKGYTFFRRGDVLSAKITPCMQNGKAAVTDNMPTEFGFGSTEFHVLRAKPHTDPRYLFHMIWSPFFRQSAESSFTGTGGQQRVPTDFFGRFEIPLPPLPEQRRIAAILDQADGVRRKRQAALALTDQFLRSTFLEMFGDPALNSKNWPLVKINDVLDESRGGVRCGPFGTALQKSEYTSSGIPVWGIDNIKPDDFVENGCLYIAPSKYPALDAYRVDQGDILISRAGTVGRMCVATPSSSHSIIGTNLIRMTLNRGIVVPEYVAALFTFFPDRVARLRANAKPDAYSFMKTGELRDTSIQLPSFEKQKQFRAVKSFTGGTKQKMVDGLDAANRAFDSLVYRAFRGEL from the coding sequence CGAGGCTGCGGAAGTGAATCCCCGCATGCCCAGCGAGCTACGCTCGGGTGCGGACTTTGCCGCGTCATTTGTCGGGATGGCAGACGTGTCTGAGCGAGGGTTCGTTGTGGCCTATCAGCCGCGGCCATTGTCGGAACTGTTGAAGGGCTACACGTTTTTTCGGCGTGGGGATGTCCTATCCGCAAAAATCACCCCATGCATGCAGAATGGCAAAGCGGCGGTGACGGACAACATGCCGACGGAGTTCGGGTTTGGTTCGACGGAGTTCCATGTGCTGCGAGCCAAGCCGCACACCGACCCACGTTACCTCTTCCACATGATCTGGAGTCCCTTTTTTCGACAGTCCGCGGAGTCGAGTTTTACCGGTACCGGTGGGCAGCAGCGGGTGCCAACCGACTTCTTCGGCCGATTCGAAATCCCCCTCCCGCCCCTGCCCGAGCAGCGGCGGATTGCGGCGATTCTGGACCAGGCGGACGGGGTGCGGCGGAAGCGGCAGGCGGCGCTGGCCCTGACCGACCAGTTCCTGCGGTCGACGTTCCTGGAGATGTTCGGCGATCCGGCATTGAATTCCAAGAACTGGCCACTGGTAAAAATCAATGATGTCCTCGATGAGTCGCGAGGAGGAGTACGCTGTGGCCCCTTTGGAACTGCACTTCAGAAGTCCGAATACACCAGTTCTGGTATTCCAGTTTGGGGAATCGACAACATCAAGCCAGACGACTTTGTCGAGAATGGCTGCCTCTATATTGCACCGTCGAAGTATCCCGCGCTTGATGCCTATCGAGTCGATCAGGGTGACATTTTAATATCACGAGCAGGCACCGTAGGTAGAATGTGCGTGGCGACACCTTCCAGCAGTCATTCAATCATTGGAACAAATCTGATCCGAATGACTTTGAACCGGGGCATCGTCGTACCTGAATACGTTGCCGCTCTGTTTACGTTTTTTCCAGATCGAGTTGCCCGCCTTCGAGCCAATGCTAAACCAGACGCCTACTCGTTCATGAAAACAGGCGAACTGAGGGACACATCAATTCAGCTACCCAGCTTTGAGAAGCAGAAACAGTTTCGGGCCGTCAAGTCGTTTACCGGCGGGACAAAGCAGAAAATGGTCGATGGATTGGACGCGGCCAATCGAGCATTCGACTCGTTGGTGTACCGCGCCTTCCGCGGCGAGCTTTAA